The region ATGTGGCAAATCAGCTGTAACCgcctatttttttcagtaatgaTTATCCTTAATCTGCATCTGTATTATGGGCATTTCGGTGTTTTATTCATTCTAAATGTTGATAATGTGTTTCTATAGTTTTGTTGAGTAAACAAGAACTTTAATAAAAATTACAGGTGAcgtcagagaaaaaaatagctCCGTGTTCAGTCGTGCAGCTCaccctgaaaatttcaggaagtTTTCAGCAGTTTCGTGCATATGTCATTGTGGATGCACTCTTTAttactttaaagctcctgtgaggaacatcctttttgtgttgattttggcacccCCTGGGGACAAAGTAGTACATCTTGTCCCTTTGCCAATCTTGTCCTGGAAGCTGGCAAAAAATCCAATCACTTTTTTAGCTGTAAAATACATTAACTCATTGTTAATCTTTGCTGACACCTTCCCCACGGCAGCATTTACAGGGATTAAAAATGATGCAGAAATAGTGAGTCTTGTTCACAGAGTCCACAAAGATGATGGCTTTAgcaaagcagaaaataaaactgtactgcatcttttctcatttctagCCTGTAGTGTTTGATGTTTATTTCTGATTCTGGCTGGTTTGCATGaaggagttttttttcctgctcaAATACCACTTCACATAACACATTAAATGCCATATAAGGTGCTACATCTTCCTACTTTCACCTTATTGACCTTTGTGGCCCCTCAAGGCCTTTAACCATCTAATCTTGATGGATGAAGACTCTTCTGattacattaaaattaaatgaagtGGATTTAACAGTGCACCTAACTACataatttaagtttaaaagaGTATTACAGTAATTATTAACTGCTTAAACTGACCATCACCTTTGGTTTGGCGAACATGTTTGTTCTGCAGAGCTCCCTGCACACCTCAGCACTCTCAGGCCTTGATGGACAAAGTGAATATGCACTTTAATACTCTCACACACTTTAATCCCCCAtgttctctctcctctgtgtcAAATCTCCACAGTCAGAGggagagggaaggagggaggaaggagagTAGAAGAGAAGAGGGGAGGGCTGGGTAGGTGGGAGGGTTGGTAATTCATGCACACATGTGCCTGCCTGTTCCTCCGGTGACAGGACCAGGGGGAGGGGTACATGATAAATTGCCTTCCACCGGGACCCTCCGAGCTGCAGCCACCATGATGTGGGGAGAAATGGAAATTGCTCCCTTTCACCGTCATTACATCAGTTTAGGACGCGTGTGGGCCTCATATACACACCACGAGAGGAGTTTGTTTCATCTGAATAACCGCTGTGAGAAAGACAAGGGACATCGTATCTAAATAAATAGCGATAACTGGGAGTGCAGCTGGGTCAACAGTGCGCAAAAGAACTCACAGGCAAAGTTAAGGTGGTTAAAATCGACCTTTGTAGGGACATACGTGCTAAACATACACCTGATAATATTCTACGTAATTGATTTAACATTATTCTTTATACTGAGTCGCGGTTGTGTGAActcagattttgaaaaatgtaccaGTGTGTTTTTTTACGCATGCTCCATGGAAGTGTAACTATACGACTGATTAATTTAAGAGATATTCAAAAGTAATGCGCTCATGTAAAACATTCCCATTgacgccccccccccccaaaaaaaatcacacacgAGGAGGGGAAGTGCGcattaattaaataaatcacaTATAGCTTAACAATTTAAATGGTATTTCAGTAATCACCTTACATTTCTGCTGGTTCCATTCACACGCTGTTTCCAACACGCGTAAAACAATTTCGTCCAAAACACAATGACATGATTATTAAATGcaaatcaataaattaaaagcacccaatcaaaaaataattcatAACATTTAATTGGCCTCCGATTTGAAACATCACTCATGGGTGGTCCTGAGTGCCAATTtgatcataaataaaaaatcataaagagCCAAAGACGCTTTCAAAAACGTGCTGTCCATTAAACCAgaaaagcagctgttttaaatgaaCGCCTGTCTTTCTCCTAAGGTTTAAAACTTATTTCTCCACATTGTATTTTAATCAAGAAGTGTTCAAACGTACACCTGCCCGTTATTTTTAAGGCAGAAACTCTGCTGCCCAGCTCAAACTTTCGTGcgtaatttttaaatttgacttttacgCACAAACACCTGCAAAGACCTTCTGAGAAAACTGCTTTACAAATGTGACCATCAGCAAACTTAagtcaaaaaatgcatttaaatccCGTTTAACACTGAAcaaactctcacacactttAACACTCCCTCCTATTCCCTGTCTTCTCCCTCTGTGAACTCTACtagtaaaaaaaagtcattaaaagaTTCAAgattatttggaaaaataaacttataTTTTGGAACGaggaaaaatgtgcacaatACATCAGCAAAAAGTCCAAATGTCTTTGTTAACACAGCAGTGACTCTTGTTGAAAAGTGTGAGACTCCTCAGGCCTTACGCGGAAAAGCTCACCTTACTATGAATTATTTCAGcagatgtgtatttttttaatatcagtgttgtcttttttttaaaggtgctttAAATTATGGCAATGATTCAGAAAATGAGGCACACGGAGATATGGAACAgaattgtttcttattttttccagaatacatacaaaaaaataccaATTCTCTTTCCAAGGTGTACACCTGAAAAATAACGGCAATTTAAAATGTGGAcaatttctgaaattttaagaaacaaacatgcatgtaaattattttttcttctccATGAGACATTAAATAAGAACAAATACAATCATAGCAATTTCAAATTAACATCGAAATGAGGACCCCTACTTTTGAATTAGTACTCTAACGTGTGTGTTTTCACTTTACCTATAGAGTTCAGTTTCAACATAATGCACTTTTTGAGTTGCTCAAATATTTTCCATTTGCAGCTATTATCGCCTGCTTTAAGCCgacatataaataaatacagaagtCCACGGAGCCCGCCCATACGTTTAGCGCTGTTAATATAAAAGTCTTTATATTTGCATTCTTAGATCTATAaacttttcagtctttttctcaCTGGTATCCCAGCGCTGACGCTGTAGTGAGTCTCTGGCCGTACAGTGCGTAAGGGGAGTAGTACGGGCCGGTGGCGGCAGGGACGGGGACAGGGGCCCCAGGGGTCGGCAGGGGGCTTTTGGAGTATGGATGGTAACGGCTGCTGAGTCCTAACGCGTGGTGCGGGCTCCTGAGAGCCAAAGTCCCGGGGCTCCCTGGGGCTCCTGACGGTGGCATGTGCATATGGCAGGccatggctgctgctgcagcgcTAGCCAGTGAAGAAGAGCCGGGATAACCGGATATCAACTTCTCCGCCCCGGTAAAAGCAGTGTGTGTCCTCAGGTGATTCAGGAGCTCTTCTGACGAGGAGAAACGCTTGTCGCACGGTCCATTTGCCGACACCCAGTTACAAACGTGAGGGAGAGGGTCATTTGGGAGCATGAAACCGTAAGGGTACAATGGGTGTCCGCTAAATGAGGGCGCCGAGGAGTGGACGCCGTGAATGGGGTGTGTGGGGTACATTAGTGGGTAGCTGGATTTGAGGGCGTTAGCggcagctgcagctgctgagtCGTGCGTGCAGGAAGCGCTGGCTGCCCCCGCTAAGTGACTGGCACAATGGTAACTGAGGCAGTAAGGGTCTCTGCACAGGCTGGCTGACATGATGGACGGTGGAGAAGCCCCTGCCAGAGGGCTGGATCCAGCCTTACTGCAGCCCAAAGAACTAGCCAGCTGTGCGTTTACCAAGCTCCCTCCGTGGGGCAGAAAGTGTTGAGGGTAACCAGCATAGGCCCCAGCCAAACTACCTGGGTATGTCATACCAGCAGGAGGCAAAGGGAAAACTGTCTGTCCGGGTTTGTAAGGAGAAACCGGCGCCACAAGTCCTGAGCCGAGCACGGATGCGGAGGAAACAGAAGTTACAGAGGGGGAGTCCGAGGAGGAGCTGGTTTTAGTGCCAGGCGTCGTCTCCTGGTGCTGGTTCACCTCCACGTTAATTCCACCACAACTCACGCTTATCCTGCTGTGGCTCGTGGTGCCAGAGCCGTCCGTAGTGCCATTTTTATTACAATCAGACTCTTTCTTGTCATCCCTGTCCCCACACTTGCCCTCTGATGGCATGGGAGACGCTGAAGTGCTGGAGTGAGGGCTGCCTGTCCGCGGCGTAAACGGCTGGCAGGTGGCGCTCGGCACT is a window of Cheilinus undulatus linkage group 6, ASM1832078v1, whole genome shotgun sequence DNA encoding:
- the znf503 gene encoding zinc finger protein 503, producing the protein MITSPSASSLKNSDICVAWESSSSRNSSSASINKPFLHSAPPSDPLRQANRLPIKVLKMLTARSGHILHPEYLQPLPSTPVSPIELDAKKSPLALLAQTCSQIGKPDPPPSSKLSSVTTNGSNEKESKSGPLKLSDIGVDDKSSFKPYSKPSDKKDSSSGVSGGEKSGFRVPSATCQPFTPRTGSPHSSTSASPMPSEGKCGDRDDKKESDCNKNGTTDGSGTTSHSRISVSCGGINVEVNQHQETTPGTKTSSSSDSPSVTSVSSASVLGSGLVAPVSPYKPGQTVFPLPPAGMTYPGSLAGAYAGYPQHFLPHGGSLVNAQLASSLGCSKAGSSPLAGASPPSIMSASLCRDPYCLSYHCASHLAGAASASCTHDSAAAAAANALKSSYPLMYPTHPIHGVHSSAPSFSGHPLYPYGFMLPNDPLPHVCNWVSANGPCDKRFSSSEELLNHLRTHTAFTGAEKLISGYPGSSSLASAAAAAMACHMHMPPSGAPGSPGTLALRSPHHALGLSSRYHPYSKSPLPTPGAPVPVPAATGPYYSPYALYGQRLTTASALGYQ